In Formosa haliotis, the sequence TCTTATGCATTACGCGAAGAAGCAATTAAAGAAAAACGTGCATCTTATGTAAATGCTACAGAAAATAATTTTACTGTAGGTACTTACGAAGAATTAATTCCTACAGCAGATGTTGTTTTAAACTTAACTCCAGATAAGCAACATACAAGTGTTGTAAATGCTGTGATGCCTTTAATGAAAAAAGGTGCAACTTTATCGTACTCTCACGGGTTTAATATTGTTGAAGAAGGAACTCAAGTACGTAAAGATTTAACGGTAATTATGGTGGCTCCAAAGTCTCCAGGATCTGAAGTACGTGAAGAATATAAGCGTGGTTTTGGTGTGCCAACATTAATCGCTGTACACCCAGAAAACGATCCAGAAGGAAAAGGTTTAGCACAAGCTAAAGCTTATGCCGTTGCAACAGGTGGAGACAGAGCAGGAGTATTGCAGTCGTCTTTCGTTGCCGAGGTTAAAAGTGATTTAATGGGTGAGCAAACTATTTTATGTGGTGCTTTACAAACAGGATCTATTTTATGTTTCGATAAAATGGTCGAAGAAGGTATCGATCCAGCTTATGCTGCTAAATTAATTCAGTACGGTTGGGAAACTGTTACCGAAGCTTTAAAACATGGTGGTATTACAACTATGATGGATCGTTTATCGAATCCAGCAAAAATTAAAGCGTATAAATTATCAGAAGAATTAAAAGATATTATGCGTCCGCTTTTCGAAAAGCATATGGATGATATTATCTCTGGTCACTTCTCTAAAACCATGATGGAAGATTGGGCTAACGACGATGTTAATTTATTAACGTGGAGAGAAGCTACAGGAGAAACAGCTTTCGAAAAAACAAAATTAACTTCAGATAAAATTTCTGAACAAGAATACTTTGATAATGGTGTCCTTATGGTTGCTATTGTGAAGTCGGGAGTAGAATTAGCATTCGAAACTATGGTAAGTGCAGGTATTGTTGCTGAGTCTGCTTACTACGAGTCGCTTCACGAATTACCATTAATTGCAAACACGATTGCTAGAAAGAAACTTTACGAAATGAACCGCGTAATTTCTGATACAGCTGAATACGGTTGTTATTTATTCGATCATGCAGCGAAACCTTTATTAGAAGATTTCATGAAGACTATTAAAACCGATGTTATTGGTAAGCCATATGCTACGTCTAACGAGGTAGATAATATTGAATTAATTGCAGTGAATGATGCCATAAGAAATCATCCTATTGAAGCTATTGGTAAAACACTAAGAACAGCCATGACTGCAATGAAAACAATAAAAACTGAAGTTGAAGAAGACGCTTCAGTGTTAGCTTAATATATCTTATGCAAACAGAAAACAAAACATATTTTCCAAGTTTAAAAGCAGTACAAGCAGCAGCCGAACGTTTAAAGTCGGTTGCTGTTTCTACGCCTTTAACGCAAAACCTACAATACTCCAAACGTTTCAATGCCAATATTTTATTTAAGCGTGAAGATTTACAATTAGTACGCTCTTATAAAATTCGTGGTGCTTATAATAGGATTTCCTCTTTAACGCCCACCCAAATGGAACACGGAATTGTATGTGCAAGTGCAGGAAATCATGCCCAAGGTGTGGCATTATCGTGTAAATTATTAAAAATAAAAGGTACTATTTTTATGCCTTCACCAACACCAAATCAAAAAATTGAACAGGTAAAAATGTTTGGTGAAAATTACACGGATATTGTTTTGGTTGGCGACACTTACGACGATGCTTATCATGCAGCCATGTTAGAATGTGAGCGCCTTAATAAAACGTTTATTCACCCGTTTAACGATAAGGAAGTTATAGAGGGGCAAGCTACAATCGGACTAGAAATACTAAGCCAGATTGATGCGCCTTTAGATTACGTTTTTGTCCCAGTGGGTGGTGGGGGATTAGCTTCGGGCTTATCTACCGTATTTAAACAATTATCTCCAGATACTAAAATTATTGGTGTAGAGCCATTAGGTGCGCCTTCCATGCAAACGTCTTTAAAAAACGGTTGTAATACGGAGTTAACATCTATAGAAAATTTTGTAGACGGAGCTGCTGTTAAAAAAGTAGGAGATCGAACTTTTGCTATTTGTCAGCAGAATTTAAGTGATATGATTACCGTGCCTGAAGGGAAAATCTGCGAAACCATATTAGAGCTTTACAATAAAGATGCTGTAGTTGTCGAACCAGCGGGAGCCTTAAGTGTAGCGGCATTAGATTTTTATGCCGAAGAAATTAAGGGTAAAAATGTAGTATGTGTTATTAGCGGAAGCAATAATGATATTACAAGAACTGCCGAAATTAAAGAACGCGCCCTCTTGTACTCTAATTTAAAGCACTATTTTATAGTGAAGTTTCCGCAACGTGCCGGGGCTTTAAAAGAGTTTGTAGCCGAAATTTTAGGTCCGAATGATGATATCACATATTTTCAATATACAAAGAAAACGAATCGTGAAAACGGTTCTGCAGTGGTAGGAATCGAATTAAAATCTTCTGCCGACTTAGCGCCTTTAATGAAAAAAATGAAGTCGAGAAATTTCTTTGGCGATTATTTAAATGATAAACCCGATCTGTTTCAGTTTTTAGTATAATCTTAACTTATAGTTAAAACGCGAATAGTGATTTAATTGGTACTTTTAAAGAATCGAACGTAAAATTCATTTCATATGCACACATCTTTTTTAGAGATTCCAGAGCAATATAAAATTACACAAGAAATCAATCAAAATACATATTTGGTAGGCGGTACATTAAAAACATGGACTGGCGAAACAGCAAATGTGTATTCTTCTATTTCTTCTACTCCAGACTATAAACCAACCTTACTTGGTAAAATTCCACAATTAGGAAAAGACGAAGCTTTAGAGGCTCTACATGCAGCCTGCGAAGCTTATGGAAAAGGGCAAGGTGAATGGCCAAGAATGAAAGTTATAGATCGCGTCGCTTGCATGGAAAAGTTTGTTGAACAAATGAAAACCAAGCGGGATGAGGTTGTAAAATTATTGATGTGGGAAATTGGTAAAAGTTTACCAGATTCTGAAAAGGAATTCGATAGAACTGTAGATTATATCTACGATACTATTGAAGAATATAAGCAACTAGATCGCGATTCTGCAAAGTTTGAAAAACACGATGGTGTTTATGCTCATATTAGACGAGGATCGCTAGGTGTGGTATTGTGTTTAGGGCCTTACAACTATCCGTTAAACGAAACTTTTGCACTGTTAATTCCTGCTATAATTATGGGGAATACAGTTATTTTTAAACCTGCTAAACACGGGGTGTTATTAATGACGCCATTATTAGAAGCTTTTCAAAATAGTTTTCCGGCAGGTGTTGTAAATATTATCTATGGTCGCGGCCGTGTGGTGGCAACGCCTATCATGGAAGCAGGCCGTGTAGATGTTTTGGCCTTAATAGGAAATAGTACGTCTGCAAATGCGCTTCAAGATAGTCACCCAAGACAAAATAGGTTGCGTTTAGTTTTAGGTTTGGAGGCTAAAAATCCGGCGATTGTTTTACCAGATGCCGATTTAGATTTAACGATAGATGAGTGTATTGCAGGAACTTTATCTTTTAACGGACAACGTTGTACCGCTTTAAAAGTGTTATATGTCCACGAAAATATTGTTGATGAATTTAATAAACGTTTTTCTGCAAGAGTAGACGCCCTGCAATTTGGAAATCCGTGGGATAAAGGAGCAAAATTAACCCCACTTCCAGAACCTGGAAAACCAGACTATATTCAAGGTTTAATTGATGATGCTTTAGACCAAGGTGCTTCAATTTTAAACGAAAAGGGAGGGAAAACAACAGAAAATTATATTTTTCCAGCCGTGCTGTATCCCGTGAATAAAGATATGCGTGTATTTAAAGAAGAGCAATTTGGTCCGGTAATTCCAGTGTTGTCATTTTCAGATATCCAAGAACCATTAAGCGATATGGCCGATTCTAACTACGGTCAGCAGGTTAGTATTTTTGGTCAGAATGTAAAAACATTAGCACCATTAATAGATACTTTAGTTAACTTGGTGTGTCGTGTAAACTTAAATAGTTCGTGCCAGCGTGGACCAGATGTGTATCCATTTACAGGAAGAAAAGATTCTGCCGTTGGTACATTAAGTGTTCATGATGCCTTAAGATCATTTTCTATCAGAACGTTTGTGGCTTCAAAAGATAATACATACAACAATGCAATTTTAAATGAATTATTAGATACCAAAACATCTAATTTTATAAGTACAGATTATATTTTATAATATAATTCCTCTGTATTAATTTAGTACATTTTTAATCTTATTATATATTTTAAAACAGCTTCATTCTATAAACCTTAGAAAAGAAGCTGTTTTTATTTTAATGTTTTGGAGGGTTTTAAAAAGACACCTTTATTGTGAGTTATCTATCTAACTAAATTCAGTAAAACAACCTTAGAAAATTCCTATAATTTTTCAGAGGATTAGTATCGTGTTAAAGATTATGCATTCGAATTAAGAGAATCGTAATATATTGATAATTTTTTCTGAAAAAAGATGCAAACCTAGGTGCCGTTAGTAGATACTTTAGTAAATTTGGTTTCTTGTGTTTTAAGGAAACATTACGATGTGTAAGTTGGTCATGTAAAGTGATCTATGACAGATTTGATTTGAAAGAAGAAAAGCAATTTAGAGGCGAAAATAGGTATGTAATCTATTCGTCTTTTTTGTTGGCTATCGGCTATCAAAAC encodes:
- the ilvA gene encoding threonine ammonia-lyase IlvA, with amino-acid sequence MQTENKTYFPSLKAVQAAAERLKSVAVSTPLTQNLQYSKRFNANILFKREDLQLVRSYKIRGAYNRISSLTPTQMEHGIVCASAGNHAQGVALSCKLLKIKGTIFMPSPTPNQKIEQVKMFGENYTDIVLVGDTYDDAYHAAMLECERLNKTFIHPFNDKEVIEGQATIGLEILSQIDAPLDYVFVPVGGGGLASGLSTVFKQLSPDTKIIGVEPLGAPSMQTSLKNGCNTELTSIENFVDGAAVKKVGDRTFAICQQNLSDMITVPEGKICETILELYNKDAVVVEPAGALSVAALDFYAEEIKGKNVVCVISGSNNDITRTAEIKERALLYSNLKHYFIVKFPQRAGALKEFVAEILGPNDDITYFQYTKKTNRENGSAVVGIELKSSADLAPLMKKMKSRNFFGDYLNDKPDLFQFLV
- a CDS encoding NADP-dependent glyceraldehyde-3-phosphate dehydrogenase, producing the protein MHTSFLEIPEQYKITQEINQNTYLVGGTLKTWTGETANVYSSISSTPDYKPTLLGKIPQLGKDEALEALHAACEAYGKGQGEWPRMKVIDRVACMEKFVEQMKTKRDEVVKLLMWEIGKSLPDSEKEFDRTVDYIYDTIEEYKQLDRDSAKFEKHDGVYAHIRRGSLGVVLCLGPYNYPLNETFALLIPAIIMGNTVIFKPAKHGVLLMTPLLEAFQNSFPAGVVNIIYGRGRVVATPIMEAGRVDVLALIGNSTSANALQDSHPRQNRLRLVLGLEAKNPAIVLPDADLDLTIDECIAGTLSFNGQRCTALKVLYVHENIVDEFNKRFSARVDALQFGNPWDKGAKLTPLPEPGKPDYIQGLIDDALDQGASILNEKGGKTTENYIFPAVLYPVNKDMRVFKEEQFGPVIPVLSFSDIQEPLSDMADSNYGQQVSIFGQNVKTLAPLIDTLVNLVCRVNLNSSCQRGPDVYPFTGRKDSAVGTLSVHDALRSFSIRTFVASKDNTYNNAILNELLDTKTSNFISTDYIL
- the ilvC gene encoding ketol-acid reductoisomerase, translated to MANYFNTLSLRNQLEQLSQCRFMTSSEFEDGVNALKGKKIVIVGCGAQGLNQGLNMRDSGLDISYALREEAIKEKRASYVNATENNFTVGTYEELIPTADVVLNLTPDKQHTSVVNAVMPLMKKGATLSYSHGFNIVEEGTQVRKDLTVIMVAPKSPGSEVREEYKRGFGVPTLIAVHPENDPEGKGLAQAKAYAVATGGDRAGVLQSSFVAEVKSDLMGEQTILCGALQTGSILCFDKMVEEGIDPAYAAKLIQYGWETVTEALKHGGITTMMDRLSNPAKIKAYKLSEELKDIMRPLFEKHMDDIISGHFSKTMMEDWANDDVNLLTWREATGETAFEKTKLTSDKISEQEYFDNGVLMVAIVKSGVELAFETMVSAGIVAESAYYESLHELPLIANTIARKKLYEMNRVISDTAEYGCYLFDHAAKPLLEDFMKTIKTDVIGKPYATSNEVDNIELIAVNDAIRNHPIEAIGKTLRTAMTAMKTIKTEVEEDASVLA